The Rahnella aceris genome contains the following window.
TTTTCCGCTGGCAATCGGCGCCATCACGCCAATGGTCAGAATAATAATGCCGATAGTCAGGCCGTATTTTTCTATCCACGGAAAAAAACTGTTCAGTGGCGTAATACGCACCGTGAGGAGGAAGAACATTGCGATGGTGACGGCGCTGTTGTGGCTGATAATGCCCAGACCGGCGAAAACAAGTAAGATCAATAGGGTTGGATCGAGAAAAGCCATGGCATTCCCAGCGGTTCAACATGAAAATGAAAGAGAGGCCCGGGGAGCCTCTCTGGATCGGTCATTGATTATTGAACAGTTTTTAGCAGCAGACCAGCGCTTCCTGCCACTTAATCAGCGGCTGGCAAAGGTATTACACTGGTCCGGATTACCGGTATCAAAGCCGCGTTTGAACCAGGTATAACGCTGCTGGGAAGTACCGTGAGTGAAGCTGTCCGGCACCACGCGCCCCTGACTTTGCTGTTGCAACCGGTCATCGCCGATGGCCTGCGCGGCATCCAGCGCTTCTTTCAGATCGCCCTCTTCGAGAACATTTTGCTGCTGCATCGCGTGCCCCCAGACACCGGCGTAACAGTCAGCCTGTAATTCCATTTTCACCGACAACTGATTTACCACAGTCTGCGACGCGCCCTGCTGCATCTCGCGAACCTTGCGTTCGGTGCCCAGCAAATTCTGCACATGGTGGCCGACTTCGTGCGCCACCACATAGCCCTGCGCAAAATCACCGCCCGCGCCGAGTTTGTTCTGCAATTCCTGATAGAACGACAGATCGATATACACCGTGCTGTCCGCCGGACAATAGAACGGCCCCATCACTGACTGGCCGGTGCCACAACCTGTGCGGGTCGCGCCGCGATACATCACCAGTTTGGGTTCACGATAAGTCATGCCCTGCCGCTGGAAAATCTCTTTCCAGGTGTCTTCCGTCGAAGCGAGGATCACCGAGGTGAATTTTGCCTGCTCGTCATCTTTCGGGCTGATGGATTGTGACTGTGTTTGCTGCATGCCGCCGGACTGACCGCCGTCAATCAGCGGAGTGAGGTCGATACCGTAATACCCGGCCACCAGCACCACGATGATGATCACGATACCGCTTTTGCCACGGATCGGCAGGCGCATTCCTCCGCCGCCTAAACCGCCGCCGTTAGATCCCTGTCCGCGTCTGTCTTCTACATTGTCGCTTTCGCGACGCCCTTGCCAACGCATAGATACCTCCAACCTGTTTTTTTAAGACTAGCCAGCACACGCAGTTAATACCATCTGCGAAAGGACGTAAGTTTAGTGGCGGAGGAATTAAATGAAAGGAATCAGTGTTAAAACAAGAAAATTAAATGCAGGAAAGAGAACGGGTGACGGAGGCCATCACCCGTTTAGTGCATACCGCGTAAACGATTGCGTAGTCTGGCTAAAAAAATAACGTGCAGCTTAGTCCAGTTTCACACCGATACGGTGAGCGACTTCTTCGTAAGCTTCGATCAGGCCACCCAGGCTCTGGCGGTAACGGTCTTTGTCCATTTTGTTCAGGGTTTCTTTATCCCACAGGCGGCTGCCGTCAGGAGAGAACTCATCACCGAGCACCACTTCCCCGTTGAACAGACCGAATTCCAGTTTGAAGTCGACCAGGATCAGACCGGCATCATCAAACAGTTTGCTCAGCACGTCGTTGGCTTTGTAGCTCAGCTCTTTCATGCGCGCGAGGTTTTCTTCGTTCACCCAGCCAAACGTCTTGCAATACGATTCGTTGATCATCGGGTCGTGCATGGCGTCATTTTTGAGGAACAAATCGAACAACGGTGGGTTCAGTTCCAGACCTTCTTCAATGCCCAGACGTTTTACCAGCGAACCAGCAGCACGGTTACGGATCACGCATTCAACCGGGACCATATCCAGTTTTTTCACCAGCACTTCGGTGTCAGACAGCAGGCGTTCCATTTGAGTAGGAATACCGGCTTCTTCCAGCTTAGCCATGATGAAATGGTTAAATTTGTTGTTAACCATGCCTTTACGGTCGAACTGCTCAATACGCTGACCATCCAGTGCTGACGTATCGTTACGGAACTCCAGTACCAGAAGGTCCGGGTTTTCGGTGGTGTAGACGGTTTTCGCCTTGCCGCGATACAACTCAGCTAACTTTTGCATCTTTACTTACTCCAGTGGAAAAAACAGATGTAAAAAGGGGCCGGAGCCCCTTGGTATTATTTTGCGCTACTCTGGCTAAACGCGGCCTGCATGACCGCCACCATCGCATCGTTCTGCGACTGGCTGAGAGCATGTCCTTTCGGATCAAGGAACTGCAAACTACTACGGTTGTCGAGGTCGCCAACCTGAAGTTTGTAATCACCGGAAGTCAGCCCCGGATCTTTCGCACCCAGTGTCTGCCACGCATCGTCATTCAGCGGTTTGTAGGTCACAGACAATGTGCCTTGCGGACGGCTGCTGTCGGTCACTTTCATGCCGACTTTTGTCAGGGCATTTGGCAGGCGATCCCACACAACACCGTAGCTCTCACGAACAATCAGCACCGGCAGGCCGGTATCATCTGCACCGCTCTGAACATCAATCTCACCAACACGACGGTTGTCGAGGCGTGCCTGAGTATCCTGCTGCACTTTATCCAGGTTCGCCGTGATGGCGTTCATCATCTGGCTGTTGTAACGCTGGATTTCAGCAGAAGAGGTCACAGGTTTATCCTGTTGTTTCAGCTCAAGCGTTTTCACCGTCAGCGCTAACTGGTAACTCTGCTGTTTCACGCTGATCTGATAACGCCCCTGATACTGGAAGTCTTCATCCGCACGATTCCAGTCAACGAAATCGGTGGTCAGTGTCTGGTTAGCATCATCACGGTTGGCAATTTTGAAATTATTTTGCTCAACCGCTTTCACGACGTTATTCCACAGATCACGGTTCTGCGCGGTATTTTCCAGCAACACGGTGCTGCTGTTGCCAGAGAATTGCGTCTGGGAACCGCTCAGCAGCGCCAGTGGCTGGGATGGTGGACGGATGTCGAGTTGTTTGCCCACGGCGCCCTGCATTGATCCTGCCTGTACTTCATACGTTCCGTTCTGCACGGGAAGAATCATCCCGACCGGCGCTTTCAGCTCATGCAGACCTGACGCATCCAGGTAGGCTTCATCGCCACTTACCTGGCGTTTGTAACGTTGATCGCTTGAACAGGCGGCCAGCAGCATGATCAGGGAAACCCCGACCACTTTCGCTACGGCCGTTTTCTGCAATCGGGTCATCTGGAAACTGTTCTTGTCAAATAAAGAGGCCATCAAATCTTCCTAAGAGTTACAGCAAACCGGCGCTTTTTAATGCTTCTTCCACGACCGGACGGGCAGCATCTGTTAACGGCGTCATAGGCAGACGCATCGTATCGGTTGCCATCAAACCCAGTGCCTTACAGGCCCATTTCACCGGGATTGGGTTTGCTTCTACAAACAAATTCTGATGCAAAGGCATCAGGCGCTGATTCAGGCGACGCGCTTCGGCAAAGTTGCCAAGCGCTGCCAGCTCACAAAGTTGGGCCATTTCACGGGCAGCTACGTTAGCCGTGACGGAAATAACGCCCTTACCACCGAGTTGCATAAAGTCCAGACCGCTGGCGTCATCGCCGCTCAGCAAAATGAAATCTTCATCATCAACCAGCACTTGGATCTGACTAACCCGACTTAAGTTCCCTGTTGCTTCTTTAACAGCAACAATATTCTTCAATTTTGCTAAACGCGCGATAGTCTGCGGCAACATATCGCAGCCGGTACGTGAAGGCACATTGTAGAGAATTTGCGGCAAAGAGGTATTTTCAGCGATGGCTTTGAAGTGCTGATACAGACCTTC
Protein-coding sequences here:
- the ypfJ gene encoding KPN_02809 family neutral zinc metallopeptidase, which codes for MRWQGRRESDNVEDRRGQGSNGGGLGGGGMRLPIRGKSGIVIIIVVLVAGYYGIDLTPLIDGGQSGGMQQTQSQSISPKDDEQAKFTSVILASTEDTWKEIFQRQGMTYREPKLVMYRGATRTGCGTGQSVMGPFYCPADSTVYIDLSFYQELQNKLGAGGDFAQGYVVAHEVGHHVQNLLGTERKVREMQQGASQTVVNQLSVKMELQADCYAGVWGHAMQQQNVLEEGDLKEALDAAQAIGDDRLQQQSQGRVVPDSFTHGTSQQRYTWFKRGFDTGNPDQCNTFASR
- the purC gene encoding phosphoribosylaminoimidazolesuccinocarboxamide synthase gives rise to the protein MQKLAELYRGKAKTVYTTENPDLLVLEFRNDTSALDGQRIEQFDRKGMVNNKFNHFIMAKLEEAGIPTQMERLLSDTEVLVKKLDMVPVECVIRNRAAGSLVKRLGIEEGLELNPPLFDLFLKNDAMHDPMINESYCKTFGWVNEENLARMKELSYKANDVLSKLFDDAGLILVDFKLEFGLFNGEVVLGDEFSPDGSRLWDKETLNKMDKDRYRQSLGGLIEAYEEVAHRIGVKLD
- the bamC gene encoding outer membrane protein assembly factor BamC, whose product is MASLFDKNSFQMTRLQKTAVAKVVGVSLIMLLAACSSDQRYKRQVSGDEAYLDASGLHELKAPVGMILPVQNGTYEVQAGSMQGAVGKQLDIRPPSQPLALLSGSQTQFSGNSSTVLLENTAQNRDLWNNVVKAVEQNNFKIANRDDANQTLTTDFVDWNRADEDFQYQGRYQISVKQQSYQLALTVKTLELKQQDKPVTSSAEIQRYNSQMMNAITANLDKVQQDTQARLDNRRVGEIDVQSGADDTGLPVLIVRESYGVVWDRLPNALTKVGMKVTDSSRPQGTLSVTYKPLNDDAWQTLGAKDPGLTSGDYKLQVGDLDNRSSLQFLDPKGHALSQSQNDAMVAVMQAAFSQSSAK
- the dapA gene encoding 4-hydroxy-tetrahydrodipicolinate synthase, with product MFTGSIVALVTPMDTKGAVDRASLKKLIDYHVSSGTAAIVSVGTTGESATLSHEEHGDVVLQTLELADGRIPVIAGTGANATAEAISLTQRFEKSGVVGCLTVTPYYNRPTQEGLYQHFKAIAENTSLPQILYNVPSRTGCDMLPQTIARLAKLKNIVAVKEATGNLSRVSQIQVLVDDEDFILLSGDDASGLDFMQLGGKGVISVTANVAAREMAQLCELAALGNFAEARRLNQRLMPLHQNLFVEANPIPVKWACKALGLMATDTMRLPMTPLTDAARPVVEEALKSAGLL